Genomic window (Lycium barbarum isolate Lr01 chromosome 2, ASM1917538v2, whole genome shotgun sequence):
CCTCCTACTATCAGTGTTTGAAGTATCTTGAAGGCAGTGTCGAAAAGAAGATAGTCGCTGATGATAAGCCATTTACTGAAACAGAGTCACACTTCGTCGATGCGAAGTTCTACTTGAAAAACTACATGGTAAGAGAAGTAAAAGTCGATGACATCGCAACGACCAAGAGTGATAAGATCGCAACTGAAAGAGCTGATGAGACTATTGGAAAAGTTGAAGTTGGTGCTGAGGTGTCGCACTCCAGTCCCAATAAAGGGAACATCGTGtctttaaaaaagaagaagacaacTCCCGTGCTCTGCTATGTCCCAAAGTTGAAGAAAAGGGAAGGTCAACCATCTGAAGCTCAAGAAAATACGCTAGGAGGGCTAACTTTTCCCATCAGACGAATTGATGTGATAAATTTGTCCTCAAAGTTACTTAGAAACTTCGTGGCTCAGAATCCGCCACAAAATACGGCACTCCCTATAAAACGTACAAATGAAGGCTttgatccaaatgcttacaagttatttGTCAAGGCTGGGTACAACCCCAACGAGCCATCAAAGTTAGGGAAACATCCATCAGAAGCTAGCATGATACAATCACGTGAAGGTCTGGGATACAAACAACCTCCGCCAGTTCGCATATCCATAAGAAGGGCAAGTATCAACTACATCACTGTGGAAGATGAGTCTGTTGCTTCCAACAAAAGGCCATCAGTGTTTGATCGTCTTAGAAAGTCGGCCACAAAAGCTTCTGTAATTGAGAGATTAGGGCCGTTAAaactgaagaagaaaaggaaaaacaaGTTCCACAGAGATTATCAAAGCGTGAAAACGCTTGCTTTTCCTGGAACCCAGAGGGATATACAAATTTTGATTCCTTCTAGAATGAGACGACAAACAAAGCTTGTGGTTTCATGTGGGGAGGTGCTAAAAGCAAAGTCTCACACTGTAGTGTATACCAAGGAGCGTGACGAAGATGAGGAGAGTATAGGTTCTTCATATTATATTACTGCACAAAGTGATCAAGATACTTCATTTCAGATAGAGGTTGCCGAAAAGTTGGAGGACATTTCCTCGTGTTACCACATATCTTTCAATGATGGAGATCCTCGAGAGGATGAAGATGCCAGAGATGCtcctccagaacttgaagaagGGGTGAAGACCACAGTAGACTCTTTGAAAGAAGTTAATCTTGGTACTGATGAAGACCCAAGGCCCACCTACCTAAGTGTTTTTCTAACAGGTGATGAAGAAGACACTTACATGGAAATACTCAAAGAATATAGGGATGTTTTTGCTTGGAGTTATAAAGAGATGCCTGGATTAGATCCAAAAGTAGCAGTTCATCATCTGGCGGTCAAGAATGGTGCCCGTCCTGTTAAGCAGGCCCAAAGGTATTTCAGACCAGATTTGGTTCCTTCAATCGAAAATGAAGTCAACAAACTCATTGAAGCTGGCTTTATTCGTGAAGTTAAATATCCTACATGGATTTCGAGTATCGTTCCCGTAAAAAAAAAAGACTGGCCAAATTCGAGTTTGTGTTGACTTCAGGGATCTTAACAACGCATGCCCTAAAGATGATTTCCCGCTTcccatcccagaattgatgattgatGCTACCACTGGTTACGAGGCGATGTCTTTCATGGACGGTTCATCCGGCTATAACCAAATTCGCATGGCaccaaaagatgaagagcttactgcatttcgtacacccaagggtatttattgttacaaagtgatgcctttcggtttgaaaaatgctggtgccacatatcaaagggctatgcagaatatctttgatgatttgctccacaaaaatgttgaatattatgtggatgacttggtggtaaaatcaagaaagaggagcgaccacttgcaagacctgagaatggtgttcGAGCGACTTCGGAGATATCAACTTCGAATGAATCCATTGAAATGTGCCTTTGCAGTTACTTCTGAAAAATTCCTTGGTTTCATTGTTCGACATCGAGGAAtcgaaattgatcaagccaaagttgatgcgattttgaaaatgcccgagccttgaaatattcatgagttaaaaagtctgcaagggaagctagcttatattaggagattcatttcgaatttagctgggaggtgccaaccattcagtcgtctcatgaagaaggGCGCCCCTTTCAAGTGGGACGAAGCATGTACTAATGCCTTCAAGAATATCAAGTCATATTTAATGAAGCCTCCAGTTCTAGTAGCCCCTGTACCAGGAAAACCATTGATACTGTACATTTCAGCACAAGAAAGGTCGGTTGGAGCGTTGTTGGCCCAAGAGAATAGCGAAGGGAAATAAAATTCTCTTTACTACTTGAGCAGAATGATGACACCTAATGAGCTAAATTACACGCCAATTGAAAAGTTGTGTTTGGCGCTAGTCTTCTCGATTCAAAAGCTGAAgcactactttcaagctcataGTGTTAACCTCATTTCCAGAGTAAATCCCATCAAGTTTGTAATGTCAAAACCGGTCCTCAGTGATCGACTAGCAAGGTGGTACATCCAgtttcaacaatttgagattACATACATCCCTCAAAAGGCTGTAAAAGGACAGGCATTGGCAGACTTCCTAGCAGATCACCCGATACCTGATGACTGGGAGCTAACTGATGAACTTCCCGACGAAGATGCAATGGTCGTTGAAATTCAATCTCCGTGGAAAATGTACTTTGACGGTGCTGCACAACGTGATGGAGCTGGTGCTGGTGTGGTGTTTGTTACTCCACAGGGAGAAGTTCTACCATACTCCTTCACTTTGACACAACATTGCTCCAAAAATGTCGCTGAATATCAAGCACTAATACTTGGACTTGAAATGGCCATCGACATGAAGCAGTTGCAGTTGCAAGTCTTTGGTGACTCTCAGTTGGTGATCAATCAACTCTTGGGAAGCTACGAAGTCAAGAAGCCTGAATTACTCCCCTATCATGGTTATGCTCAGAAATTGATAGAGTGGCTTGGTGATGTGACTCTTCAGCATGTTCCTAGGAGGGAAAATAAGAAAGCTGATGCTTTAGCTGCTCTAGCTTCAGCGCTTACTCTGCCAGATCAAACACAAGTGACTATCTGTCAAAAATGGGTAGTACCTCCGTCAAATGAAGATGAAGGCGCGGAAAGTGAGCTTGAGCATCTCGTAGCTGTTTCTGAAGCTACAAAGGAAGACTGGAGACAACCCATCATTGACTACTTAAGTTATGGGATACTGCCAGAAGACTCAAGAAAAAGAACTGAGATTCGTCGTTGTGCACCTCGATTCCTTTACTACAAGGATACCTTATATAGAAGATCTTTTGAGGGGATACTCTTGCGATGTTTGGGGGAGGATGAAGCAGTCCAAGCTTTGCAAGAAGCACATTCAGGAGtatgtggatcacatcaatcGGGACCAAGGCTCCACTTCCACATAAAAAGGATGGGATATTATTGGCCAACGATGGTGAAAGATTGCTTGGACTATGCTCGAAGATGCAAGGCTTGTCagtttcatgcgaattttatACATCAGCCGCCCGAAGCATTACACCCGACCGTCGTatcttggccatttgacgcttgggggTTGGATGTCGTTGGTCCGTTGCCGAAATCTTCTGGTGGACACTTGTACATCTTGGCTGCAACTGATTACTTTCTCAAAATGGGCCGAAGCTGTCGCTCTtaaagaagtgaagaaggagAATGTTGCGAACTTCATCCGAGTAAACATCATCTACCGCTTCGGCATTCCTTGTTACATAATAACGGACAATGGCAAGCCATTTGATAACAAATTGATGAACAAGATTTGTCATCTCTTTGGCTTCAAGCAACGTAAATCTTCTATGTATCATGCTGCCGCCAACGGTTTAGCTGAAGCGTTCAATAAGACTTTGTGTAACTTGTTGAAGAAGGTTGTCTCCAAGTCCAAAAGGGATTGGCATGAACGAATGGAAGAAGCCTTGTGGGCATATAGGACAACTTACCGCACACCAATGCAAGCAACCCCGTACTCGCTTGCTTATGGAGTTGAAGCAGTCCTACCACTTGAGCGCCAAATACCTTCTTTACGACTTGCTATTCAAGAAGGACTCACCGAAGAGGAAAATGCTCTATTGCGTCTTGCAGAGTTAGAAGcacttgatgagaaaaggctggaggctcaacaaaatcttgaatgttatcaagcccGTCTATCTCGTGCCTTCAACAAAAAAGTTCGCTTGAGGTCCTTCCAAGTGGGAGATCAAGTCCTTGCAGTAAGAAGACCCATTATAGTTTCCCATAAGTCTGGGGGCAAATTCACCTCAAAATGGGATGGACCATATCTCGTACAAGAATCATATTCAAGTGGCGCTTACAAGCTTGTTGATGCGGATGGCTTGAGGATCAGTCCTATCAACGCAAAGTTCTTGAAAAAGTACTATCCTTGAAGCGAGATGACGCTCCTTAAGGCACGAGCATAAACGACATGCAACTCCTGGCCCGCAAGAGTATAAACTGTGCACGGCCCAAgaaaatgtccgctaggttgaaaatctcgcaagaggcggcctaggcaaaagttaggacacaaaaaaaaaactcatttttctgaactacggtatgacttgatcctcttcaccgaggtacgtaggcgcttagagttttattctaagttcagtcgcatgagtaaaaaaagaaaaagaaaaactcaTTCTTTCTGAACTACGATATGACTTAATCCTCTTCTctgaggtacgtaggcgcttagagttttaGTCTAAGTTCAGTCGcccgagtaaaaaaaaaaaaaactcattttttgATGAACCGtgtatgacttgatcctcttcaccgaggtacgtaggcgcttagactTTTATTCTGAGTTCAGTCGCATGAGTCAAAACAAAACGCACCCCCCTATGCATTGTTCAAAATAAAGTTCGCCTGACCAGGCGCATGGAGATCGTACATACAAGTATCGTTCTTCTTCAATTCGGACCCTCACTAAATATCTGTAGTCCAACGAAGGCAAACCTCCATGACAAATGGGTTTCTCCAATGGAATGACTGTAATCTCTTAAGCAACTGGTTAAATCAAGGAGTTAAAGTCTGCAAAATCATTGGTCTCCAAATTGAAGGCCTCAAATCCGGCAACTCTTTGAGTTGAGGTCCAAAGCCATTGCAACTGCAAGGCGAAGCCTTCAAATATGTTAGCCTTCAAGCTAAAGTTTTAAATTCACCAtgtctgcaagttgaagtcttaaaatcCAGCAAGCCTTCAAGTTCAATCCTTCAAATCCGTCAAGTTGGAATAAAAAAATCTAAGGTGAATTTCTcgaatttatctgggatgatccggagggtttccaactttgatttttggatacatATTATATTAGTAAGTCTAGTTTCCTGAGAATTTGGCGGCTCATGATTTTGAtgttcctacatcgagatatgaattttctcgACGAAACTGCGCAAATCTGAAACTATTGACGTTTTAGCATGTATTGTCAAATTCTTGAATTTATCTGGAACTATTCAGATTGTTGTTGGCTTTGATTTTTGGACACATGCTAtatttatgagtctagtttcttggGAATTTTGCGGCTCGTGATTTCAAATCCCCtacgtcgagatatgaatttttttgacaagactgctcgaatctgagaaatcttggtgtttcagcatgtagagccaagttcttggatttatctgggatgatctaTATATTTGTTGACATTTATTTATGGACACATGCTAtatttatgagtctagtttcttgaGAATTTTACGGCTCCTGATTTCAACTCCCTtacgtcgagatatgaattttttggcgagactgctcgaatctgagaaatattggcgtttcagcatgtagagccaaattcttggatttatctgggatgatctaTATGTTTTTTGACACTGATTTTTGGATACATGCTAgatttatgagtctagtttcttaGGAATTTTTCGGCTCGTGATTTCAACGCCCCTACGTCGAGATATGAATTGTTTTGGCGAGACTGCTTGAATCTGAGAAATATTAgcgtttcagcatgtagagccaaattcttggatttatctgggatgatctaTATGGGATTATACGACGAGATAGGCATGGTAGCGCGGACACAATATTGGCATGATGATGGTTTGGTGCTTGGAGTGACCACATCTTGGATGATCGATTAGAATTGTGGGTTTTCTCCGACGTCCAATTTGCTATATGAAGCGGATTCCTCAAAGAAGGCCACGGACTTGCATATCGCCCAGCTAGTATGGCATGAATCAAGAAGCTAGTTGGTCCGCGCCATCTTCAGTCTCAACTACGAGATACCTTAGTTTGGTGGATGGGGAAGTGTAGTGTCTGAAGTAAATCATCTCTTCAAGTTGCAAAGGACAAGAGAAGTTATTAGTAGCAGACTTGGACGTATATCCATAGGTACAAAGACCTTGACAAATGAACTCCCTAaattcttagggcggggacgagtaaccatccctttgcgccgtaagattaccttatcgttcttagggcggggacaagtaaccatccctttgcgccgtaagattaccttaccattCTTAGGGCGGAGACGAGTGTCCATCCctgtgcgccgtaagattaccttaccgttcttagggcggggacgagtaaccatccctttgcgccgtaagattaccttaccgttcttaaggCGGGAACGAgaatccatccctttgcgcctcAATATTACCTTCTTCATACATGAGTCATTCTCTTGAACAAGAACTCATCATTGtcgtttggaaaaaaaaaaaaaaaaagggaaaagaaacgGGACAGTGAAATAAGAAGCTGAAGAAGAATATTACCTGTCAAAGATTCTAAGACGGCACAGTTGATGAAAAAAATAAAGGAGTGCAGGTCCCTATTTATAGATGGGTAAGGGCGGTGATTTTACCTCAATAGCAGCCCTGATTGGTTTAAAAGAATGTGTCCTAAATCAATGACAATTCAAATACAGAGTCCCACAAGATGTGAATGAATAAATCCTAGTCTGATACAAACGTGCGAAAGAAATTGGGTATTTCAATTTGAGTCAAATGGGGACACATGGGACCCGCATAATTGCATGCCTTTTATTTTTGGTCCTTGGTAAAGAAGTCCATAATAAAGACAATGGCATAGGCACGTGAGTATAGGTCAAAAAGAAAAAGGCTTTTTCAAGTCACTGGAGAATTATTGGCAAAGGCATAAAAAGTGGAAATGGATGCAATTAAACTCAGATACAATTGTTCACACAGGGGTATTCGAAGTTGTCAATTTAATACTCCACATATACTtcaaaactagtctccaaaaaaTCTAATGATTTTATACTCTGACAAGTCTTGAAGTAAGGGGCATTTGAAGATAATGAAATTTTATTGAATTTAAATCCGTAAGAAATTCGGATTATagtaaattcaagatatattagtccaaataaatattacggattaatataattgggttaattatttaagtccaataaatatggatttaagtaATGGTCCAATTTCATTGGGCTAGTCCATTTAATTGGGCTACAAATGATGAGTCCACTTTATCAAGCCCAAGATGTCATCTAATTCAAGAGGCCCAAATTGATGCCACATGTCAAACGAtgtggcacgccaagtcaaataAAGAAGCCTATAGGGTCATGCCACGTGTCAacatgatgcagcatgcctagaCAAACcaaaggccaatgaagatgcgccatgtgtacaagtgacatgttctggccaatcaaatatcgacatgtcagcttaattctgattggtcgaaagaagtccgcccttatcacaactcctccatcctacaactataaataggggtctcataattcagaaaagggACAGAAGTTCTAACAAGAAGCAAgggagagctcgtggatcaaacgctgcagatttctctacaagctaaaagcattcaagcattcaagtatttctctagaagttctagagatccagatgaagattcaagatcaagcttcaagcctttgaatccaagtacaagttcaagatgaagaccaccagattcaagatcaagctcaaaagcccttgaatttaagtacaagtcaagatcaaatccatcaaattcaagaataagctcaaaagcccttgaaattatcgttgaaaagacgaatcagaggaatcatagagattgtaacactcatattctgaaatcaaatacaaagattgttgcgatattttcctgtcttgattattattctCTTGACGCGGATTTTATTGTCTACAATTACATATAAAGCTAaaaaactaactaagtagtggctgcaccatttttgtcagcttaatatacatacctggaaataaagtagagcataggagcttttagttgttattacaaacatacatattaattaaacataaagactacctaaaattaaaatgaaaatatatgaaataaaaaaactttgtgtaaagatcccaaactttggggcagtacttgcattttgccctctattctcccattttattaaaaaaactttcggtaatgatcccaaacttcagatgtttttctatcattatccccaaggctagggtctcgactacaaggagttgttcttttctgctttttaggaggattatccacggaagaagtattaggacattaccatgtgcttgagttgcagcaaatgctgatgttactgaagtatcttctataggaacctccaaatctacaacctctgtccttttcatatgaaaaatattagaagtttatgactcattcagacaagaaaaaaaaggtataaattcgaaaaaaagaaaagaaaaaacaatctaaaatcaaatggctgacaaagaaaggctaaaaatttaagttaaagacattagactctaacgtgagcttctgttaataggtttacacttaacacttaaagagttaaaagacttaaagacatgggcttggacatattcttaaaaacacggGCCTTAaaaaatcatgtgaaataagtagaccagaaatcaaattaatgattaaaaggtataaaatatttataattatttatgaaaaactaatattatatatataaataattataaagtTTATGtctataatttatcggtttggttcggttattttttaatataaccataaccaaaccaaatattatcggtttttaaaatttaaaaccaaaccaaaccaaatatcggttttttttattcgatttggttaaatttttgatttgattttgattttaatcaaaaccgtgaacagccctatTTCAAGTCATTTACTGAATTTTGATTCTGCTttaattaattagttaattaattttCTTATTCCCTCATATATGTCGGTGCTTTGGATGTGAACAAACCTATAAGAGTCGATTGAGGCGTGGACGGCGCATGGTTGGCCACCGACGAAGTACCCCTTCTTATCCTCTTGAAGATTTGCCAGATCATCAAATGCCAAATacttttgttattttaattagGGATTATTTTAgaaatttcttttacattttcattcataatcagtgttttaaaaggcggggcgtaaggcggggcattttacatacgcctcgacgaggcgtaagcctcgaggcacggggcgtaagccccatgggtatttaatttttagtatttcttaaaataatataattacaataaatatttttaaatagataaaattacataaaaaaataaaataaaactgtaaataaatatatatatatatatatatatatatatatatatatatatatatatatatatatatatatatatatatatatatatatatatatatatatatatgtgtgtgtgtgtgtgtgtgtgtgtgtgagagcgcgcgcgcgcttgatcctcacaaaaaaatgatcaaagcaatccattatacaccgcttataacttgtaattatatataacataattttacaagtataaacaatacaatgaaataaaagctattatgaaatgtaaatcaattttaacattttaactttcaaacacggaaaaaaatacagtttcttaaaacactattactatcatactattcattttatctccctataagcaaataatcaataaaatttatcaatattacaattaaaacataactttttcatgaacaaaaaataaaattatatgataattctaatacataggacttatgaccaatgacaagtgga
Coding sequences:
- the LOC132628627 gene encoding uncharacterized protein LOC132628627, which codes for MTPNELNYTPIEKLCLALVFSIQKLKHYFQAHSVNLISRVNPIKFVMSKPVLSDRLARWYIQFQQFEITYIPQKAVKGQALADFLADHPIPDDWELTDELPDEDAMVVEIQSPWKMYFDGAAQRDGAGAGVVFVTPQGEVLPYSFTLTQHCSKNVAEYQALILGLEMAIDMKQLQLQVFGDSQLVINQLLGSYEVKKPELLPYHGYAQKLIEWLGDVTLQHVPRRENKKADALAALASALTLPDQTQVTICQKWVVPPSNEDEGAESELEHLVAVSEATKEDWRQPIIDYLSYGILPEDSRKRTEIRRCAPRFLYYKDTLYRRSFEGILLRCLGEDEAVQALQEAHSGVCGSHQSGPRLHFHIKRMGYYWPTMVKDCLDYARRCKACQFHANFIHQPPEALHPTVVSWPFDAWGLDVVGPLPKSSGGHLYILAATDYFLKMGRSCRS